The nucleotide sequence ATTGCCATGTTTTGTCTGatgtatagatttttttttattcgtacgCGGCTTATCCAACTATAGGAGAAGTGCTGCTTCACCAGTCAATTATCGTAAAGATATGATGTAGTTTTGAGCCACTGCCATTTGTCTCTGAGGTGGAAGTTGTGGCTTGATATGTACAATATTGTACAAGGAGAACACCGCAGAGTCTTTCTGTATTAGGGAGATGGCGGATCTAATCATAGGAGAGGTGAGGAGAGTGAGAAAAATAATGATACTGAATAGCAAGAGAGCTCGCTTCTTGGGTGatcatttttctctcaaatttttaaatactccTGATGGGAAGTAGATTGTAGCCTGTAAGGTGTTACTATGAAATCAAACGAATAGGTActacaaaaatgattttattagaGCATTTTAACCGGTaggtaagttttatttttcaaattttggtgaacTTAAAAAAAAGCCTATCACTGTCAATAAGCAGATCAATATTTCTCTTCCAAACAGAACATTACCTATTGTACAAGAGTCCAAAACTCACTACACAAATCGAGTTCGTCGGATATAAACGCAAGTGACTAATCAAcatttgtttcctttttttttgtctgttcATAACAGAGACCACCGGTACCAAAATACAAATACGGCTACACGGTCCGAGGCGCAGAAGGAGGCCAGCATGGTCACCAATTCTACAGAGATGGTTCCTATACTCAAGGAAAATACTTCGTTAAGCTGAATGGTGGAACAGGACAGAATGTCGAGTACTACACCGATCAGTTTGGATACCATCCAAAGGTGATTTACATGAATCACAACCCAACTGGCAGTAGCGGAGCCAGGATATCCTATGGAAGAGCTGCGATACCGTTTGAGGTAAGTTTAAGTTCAAAACGAGCaatatgaaaaagcattttttaGTCTTGCAGTAAATCATCAATAGATATAGGCTACACGTTCACTAATAATAGGTATAAGAGGATTTAATAATTCAGGGAAATGATTCTCCCAGTTTTCTAGACccatttttcgcttttttcaattttccaaatcatTCAAATATCAGCCACTCGAAAAATAATGAGTAAAAGTAcctcattcattttcaaatattcccAAGAAATTCAAGTGCGAGTATGATTTCGTTAAAACACACAAAATCccaaacatgttgaaaaaataagggagtaagtatttaattttacGATAATTAAgcgaaaaaatgtcatcaattttcATGCAAGAAGTTAGACTAAAAAAATTAGGTTGTTGtgatatctgaaaaaaatgaattcaagtcATCGCTCACTTTAAAAATCATGGATATCCTCAATTTTCTCCAAGCAACCGTGTATGTAGATTTTCAAagccaaatttaaaaatgaagacaGCAATAAATGGGCAAGTTGATagaaaatcgctgaaaaatgtcaacatttgacaattttctcaattcacttcctttaatttttttgacggAGTGGGGGggctcacaaaaaaaattcaacacagtattttattctcttttatTCGACAACTTCTACAGTTTTCAAGGAAGCATTCACAAATCACgacaaaattggaatgaaacgAAGTGATATGTCATGGGAGCTTACGATTTCGAACAAATTGCAggtcaaacttttgaaattaagtaaaaatttggtaaaaatcccAAGTTTTCAGAAAgtagttttcattttgagaaatttgcacgcgttggaatttaattttgtaatttgaaccGGGAGATGCGCTGTTAAGCATCTTATAAACATGTTCAACTCAAGAATTgcgaaattttcagaatcaaatcacaaaaatacaagTGAGTACATGGctgtaatatgtacatataagtgatcaaattaaatttatacATTTTCTATAATTCAAGTCCAATGAtctttcaaaagtgaaaattgtttcttttatCATCTtcaatcgaaatttcaaaaattctaaaatgattctttttcaaaatcggaaATTCCTGCGACATTTGATTCGGTTTCATTCTAATTTTCTCGAGATGTTTTGATTCTTCCTTGTGAGCTGTCAAAGATGGCAAATTGAAATAACTTACatgaaacatgatttttcttttgtggaaaaagaatggaaaaactgacaaaactgttcaagtgaaaaattttttttcagggtataacggattttttttgaaatcaatcaaattttcagaatgccatccactcgacccccccccctacacacaaaaaattaacaacatcaaatttttcacatgaaaatttttttaaaaattgaaactggaagaaaatttgtaattttaatcaaaattattgaaaaaaaacaatacacgaacttattacattcgttataagacaaggtgtcaaacaaaatttcaaaataaaaaaatcaggactttagcaggacatttttggACCACTagagattttattttcaaaaaaacgagccGGGggaggaaaaattttacattataatttttcgcttttagttttccaatgtcttcaacatcccaagatttttttcacgctACCTAGcggatgtcaaaaatataattttatcatttcaatttttgattttttttcacgttaatgGTTCTTGCTCAAATGCTCatatgtaatgaaattgggtggataaaaaacttttttttaacaaaccaaatttttaatttcgaaagaGAGGCACACATAATGTAAGAAACGATGATTTTTAGTGTGATGAATTGGTTAATTATAAGAAgcttattattttgcttcaaaattttgaaattcaaatgctttttttttttgaaaaaatttaaaattaaaaaaaaagcaaacgagcccgagcgaagcggggagccctgcaattgcgccaaaCTGCTAAAATGGTGTACCCGGAATTGCGCCGGGTGCTCAAAAAAGTATACTGGCAGTTGCGCCGAGTTGAGAAAATGTGAAACGAACAAGatatgaatgaatcgttcacgttCAGTCGCATAAGTTATTTATTCATCCACTCCAGAATCTTCCGCCTCCAATAATGTCGCAAAAAATAAGGTCTAACAGACAGGAACAAAATTAGAGGTTGTTCGTGAGGGTGTGGGGGACGAGGGACTGTGACTGAACATTTGCCGATCGGTATGAGggcaaaaataccaattttgccgaataaaatgaagaatttctaaaataaaataagagatgaaatgataattttacctaattgataaaaattgccatgttcctttttgaatttatggaagtttcaaatatgaaattttttagtttgggAAAGAAAGAGATAGGGAATTGGTCCGAGCGAAACGgtcaaaagtgttcaaaaattcgtatttcaagaagtgaaaaacaatgtgttttgtttattttttttttctcaaaaattttaaaatttgaatgttgagtttttgaaaatctattttgaaaatgaaaagcatacagatctgagcgaagcgaggataAAAGCTTGTTTCGAGAAGTACAAAACGATgttttcaggtgaaaagtgtaattttgtttgcttcaaacatttttaaaaatttttataataaatatttttttttttcaagttcaatttgaTAACTTCATCAAAATGATTACGATTCTGACTGTACGTAGTGTGAGCAAAGGGTCGGGAAGATTCGTTCTTTTGATCGGCGCAATTCCCCATGAACACATTTTTCCAAGTGGCGCAATTGCAGGTacgctcattttttttactcggcgCAATTCAGGGTAtatttggcgcaattgcatggcagccgcgaagcgagggcagaagctttcaaaaattcatgtttcaagaagtgaaaaaacaatttcttcatgcagggaggagtttatttttctgattcaaactttgaacatttcttgaactTGAACAATAGTGTTTCATGGGAAAAAAGAGTAAACCGCCCgcgcgaagcgagggcaaaagctctcagaaatgtgtaattcaagctctaaaaaagtcgacaaatgggCGCTTTTCTATAGaataaagatcgagaaaaaggaacgaatttgaatttttttcattttttcactacctttttaacaaaattcactactttttcactactttcactacttgcactacCTGTTATATACCCTGGGTTTCATTCTAATTTTCTCCACATGCTTCAATTCTTCCTTGCGAGATGTCAATgttgtcaaattgaaaatataaataataacaTGATTTTTCTTTCCTGGGTTCTACAAATATAAAACAATCGAGGAagaaagaatcgaaaaaatatatgagtgacaaaattttcttgacaaattttcattaatctGATTTTTCGTATTCAGATACATCTTTGAATTTAGTTTTGGAAATCTACATCAAGTATGTAGGACCTAAGCACTCGTTCATTTTTTGtgggaaatcgaaaaaacatTCCACGTTCCAACTTTTGGATAACTGTGGAGTGTGGATGAAATCTGCCACGAAGGAGAGCCCTTTCATTCCAAATTGCATTCCAAGTTATCGAAAACTTGAAACGTGAAACGTTTTAATCTCGATttccctcaaaaattgaaaaatagatgACACCCGCTGTTTAGTTAGGATGGTTCAAAAATGCATGttgataggtaaattttttttcgctgttcACTCTCTCATGTTATTCCACCCATGTTTCAAATCCGCAGACTGGATTCGAATTTTTAGCAACCCTAGTACAATTTCTGCAATGTACGTACATCGCACAATCGATATACATTAGGGCGGTAAAGACAATGTGATTAagtaatttttcgatcattttctgTTTCGGTTACTCGTTAGTCGCTTTCATTACTTCGATTCGCTTCCCTGGTAGGTACTTTGAATTAATTCGTTCTTTTTGATTCGTTTCAATACTTCAAATTGTAAACGAATACAggacaaaatttgaatttccaagtTCCTAAAATTCGTCGTGGAGAAGAAGATTAAACATTGGTATGACAGCGTCCAATAAAATCACATCGCAATACCATGCAACGAACGTGTAATAGTATAAGACGCGTTCGCCCGGGCGAATACGGATCCGCGCCACGAGTAcgtcgtggagtaacgccagcgacGCGCGCTCCCAGTTAAgtacaaaatacaaaacatCGATGCGCGACTTCTAAacgataattttctgaaaaatgcgcGAGAAAGAATTCTTTAAACTAAGATGAAACATCATTTGGGGATGAACaactcgaaattcaaaaaaagttatgaaTCACAATAACACTGGTGTCAATTTTACAAGGTACCTACATTGCAGAAAATTGGACCAAGGATTGCTAAAAATTCGAAACCAGTCTGCGGATTCGATAACATGGATTTGAATCTGCTTTTGCTGAACAGGTTCGTATAGTGATTCGAATCTCGAAAATCAGTTGGATTTATAATATTTATTCAAATCTTTTTGATGGATTCGTAATTTTTGATTCGAACCGTTATCAATTCGATataaaaatgtcacaaaattcggatcattttttaggaaaaaaagaaatggtGGACGAGCGACTCCCCCCTGCCAATTACCTTATCTCACGCTATGAGCTGAAGTGATCAAATAAtgtctaaattttaaaataaatttcgtttatttcgAGTTCGACTGTCTTATTATGGCAAATTTAGCGTGGATTGGTTGATTCATGGATTTGAATCCTCACATCTATTCCATTCAAGTATTCAAATTACAGCgaacaagaaaatttttgaatcatacTTATGTACTGTGAGTGACAAAAATATTCGGAATCGCGGTTATTGTTATTTTAAAGTaagaaatttcgtgaaaaaatgtaggtatcaaAATGGAAACTGAAAATGGCATGTTGTAGTCCATTGTTTCCTCTGCATGAATCATCATTCAACTTTCGTTTTAATCCCCTACATCAAACTAGGGTACTATAAACAAGGTAGtatgtcagacggccattttgttcctggtttgacaAACTTAGGGCCACTTGTACCACAAACAGTTAAACTACAGTCAAGAGTTGAACTCAATTTAACTCGTCAAAAACAATGAGTTAAACTTAGTTCAGATTTGAACGAGAGTAGTAAGTACAATCCGCCCTGAGCATTGCACTATATGGGAATTTGGCAAACTTTAACCGCGTAAGTATATCTTCAAAACCGcgcacttttacaactttttcataataacatctttgaaagcgaattgaacgagctttccaatggtatgctacatgtatcaattgaagtacatttaatttttttgaatttcagtcatttttcagcacttcattttcaggttaaaaatagtttgaaattgtgtgaaattcacagcatgtgctctaattcaatgattactttcattctatgccagaaattccatcataaaaaccttgaattgaaaaacaacaatttttgaaagtgaggaacaaaatgggagtcTGGCATACCCGGGTTATAGTACCTTAATCAAacgtgagaaattttcaaactaaaacggatgaaaaaaataatttacaaaaatattcggACTCGTTTAAAACTCCCATAAGAAGAtgaggtgaatttttcattttcttcagatTGTAGGAACCTGTTCATTGATCGGATCGGTTTGACCACATATTCCATAATTTAATGTACTTTCTGAACATATTATGGCGTTAAATTTGTTCCTATAGATTTTGAAAGATCTAGAGGTAtggtgccaaaaaattaaaccaaaaactATTAAAAAGACATGTGTTTCAATatgagaatatttcattttttttcgcaccATGCCTCTACAGCTTTCAAAAGATCTAGGAACAAATTTAACGCCATAATATGTTCAGAAAGTACATTAAATTATGGAATATGTGATCAAACCGATCCGATCAATGAACAGGTTCCTATAATctgaagaaaatggaaaattcaccTCATCTTCTTATGGGAGTTTTTTACACGAGTCCGAATATTTTtgtaacttatttttttcatccgttttagtttgaaaatttctcacattTGATGTAGGGGATTAAAACGAAAGTTGAATGATGATTCATGCAGAGGAAACAATGGGCTACAACATGCCGTTTTCAGTTTccattttgatacattttttcacgaaatttcttGCTTTGAAATTACAACGACCGTGTTTCCGAATTTATGTAACTCACAGTATTAGGTATTCCAATCAAActcaaagaataaaaatatattcgtGAATTCagatttgaatcaaaattttgtggatttGATTTGTTCACAACCCTGAATTGAACACCCACACTGCGTAACCTTACTCATGTTAGATAAATATTTGTTTGCTTACCTACGAATGAGTACCTAATGGAGATATTGATATGTTGGCGCTGCGTTGTTATCTTCGACTCCGATGTAGATACGTAGACAACATAATCGAATTAAACTATTAAACAGTTAAACAATAAACACCAATAATAAAGGAATAGTTACTTCGTAGTTCGTAGCTAGCTCTAGCTACATCGCTTTAGCAATAACCGTTATTAAGGTATGGCAGATGAAAATAAACTTAAACTGACAAAACTGACACCAAAATCGTATTGTCAAACTGTCAAAGTAAAAAAGATGATGCAATAACACCACGAACGCGATCACAAGCACACAAAAGGCGATAACAATTAAGTACGGTAGACGAAAATCAACTACTGACATCAAAATCGTCATTTCATCAAAGTAAAAAACTGATAAGATAAAAATCAGAACCAAGATCAGTGCAGCCATTTTACATGCGAATTTACAAACACTTCATCTCTTTTCaatcaaagaaaaaacataGCACCTTACacaaatgcttcaaaaaaattgaattgaatttgaaatttgaagtattgaaataggtaatgtaggtacttatactacagggtgcccagaaatatcgagtacccctaaaaaagttttctactgaaatacttcggttggccacagtgaatgataataatgatagcacatgattggttgtggACTGGAGAGGTAACATTCcatcaatcatatgcatctatttcacgttgccaacctatacttttaatgaaaaactttcttaggggtactcgatatttctgggcaccctgtatctcCCAGACtgtcgaaaataatttcaagtgccaaGGGGACATTTTGGTGATTACCTCATTTCATCAACAATTCGGCCCTCAACCAAAATATTTCtctattttgcaaatttttcttcaattcattaTAACTTTCAACAATTAATTTGACAGGGAATCAATAGAGAACCTCAAATTATACCCGCGCCATCAGAAATTTCAGGtcgtgaaattcatttttagatttttagcttttgaaaaattcaaatttgggctaGAAAtggggaaaatcaaaatgtttggaATCAAATTCACGTAcacagaaaactgaaatttggtttgtatcctattttcaacgTCATGAGTTGATTATAGTGGTGGTTTCAAACTGTTAGATCCTCCAACGGAGTTTTGGACCCTCTGgtttttgaaagaattcttTGAGTCAGGGTTGAAATGGAATTCAGCGCTTactaaatgtgatttttttcaatcgatttagccactcattttcaaaattttactatgctggttcaaatccaaaattttctattctgattaggtacctacctatgtatttttttaaaaaaatgaaaaaatcatctttgtGAAAATGCaaagaaagaaattgaaatttggtttgtaccctattttcgatcttcCGAGTGATTGGATGTCTTCAGCAGATTctgatctttgaatttttttctaaaataatgaatttgagCCGCATTGGggcaaaaagattttgaaaatattcgcccAGATCAATTAAATGGATcacaaagttgataaatttgagtttaaataggtgctgaatttcgtTTTTAGGTTTTCACCTTACTTAGCTATaattgctttttttgaaaactggagaattcaaaaatccgcGGGTGGCtacaaaattgtttgaaaccaTCGCTGATTGACTCagtgggtcaaaaatagagaaCTTATCAATTCTCAGCTTTCTGGGTCGATTTAGATTTTCTACTCACttttggtccaaattttgatttatttttaaaaatttgtcaaaaattgaaaaatggatttcagcatctaaaattttggatgcGGTAATGATTATATTTTTGGGGTCCTTTATTGATTACTGTTTGCCcagttcaaacattttttcagtatCTATAGGTTAGCATACACTTTTCTCATCAGGTgttttttgcatgctttttattttcaataacaaGTGTGTTGacaacaaaaaatttctttactcAGCCATAGTAAGGTACTATCTTCAATTTATATGTAGTACGAGTACCAATAGTTTCCAGCAAATGATGCAGCAGTCTATATAATATCTATGATGAttatttcagtcattttcaattgtttgcctttttaaaaacaattactTAATTTTAATCACCTTCTATCAACTACGTaacgcttgaattttttttattattccaGACATCATTTGGCCCAAACAACGCATCAACAGAGGCACCAATCAAATCTGAAAATCACTCATCGACAGTAACCCAGCAAAATTCCACATCTTACGAAACAATAGGGTCATCTACCGACTCATCACAACTCAACACTGCCACCACATTTCCTTCCTCTTCATACAGTACCACAGAATCAGATCTATACAGAGTGAAATCAATTTCATCTTCAACATCAACTCCAGTCACCCCAAATGAAGGCAGATCTTCAACTTTTGAGTACGCCAGCACATCCCCAACATACCCAAATGAAGACATAGTTCGAGACAATGTCTACAACCAGCCCCAAACCATCGATACAATCGCTCCTATCTTACTAGCGCAACAACCATCTTCAGATGACACTTATTTACAACCAGAGATCAATGAGATTTCCAATGGCTTCATTGGAAATATTGTTTCCATGTTACCTACCATAATTGCCACCAGAAGTAAACTACTCAAACCAATCATCGTGTCTAATTCAAGTAACACCAAACGTGAAATCACTCCTAGTGAAAATTCCACAAAAGAAATAGATGGCAAAACAGATCTAGCCACAGATTCAACTCAATCTGAAGAATACCACGAAGTACCAGAAGAACAAGTGATCTCAGCAGGTGGTGATAATGATACTTTGGATGAAACTCACCCAAAATATCTGGCTAGTTCGCCTACAGAAGTTGATATAAAGAAACCTCATGTGGATGTGGTGATTGAACCACAAATGCTCGAAGAACAGGCTGTCATTACTACCACAGTTGATATAGCTAAATCGTTACCATTGGCTGTGAATTTTATACCAGAGAATGACAATCGTCTGAATGATGTTCCTTTGAATTTTATACCTACACCTTCTCAGTTTGTCTTACCACAAAATAATGTCTATCTGCAGCAACCTGTTGAACAACCAGTGGTTGCACTGCAACTTCCACAAGCTGTCCTTAAACCTGATAATATCCCACAACCGTACCTTTTACCAAATTCAGAATTCCATTACATTCCAATCCCAGTCTTACAACATCAACCTAATGTTATACCTTTGAATTATGTGAATGACAACAGGACCTCTCCAGATACCGCCGAGTCTGTCCACATAGAAGGTATTAGACCATCACAGGAATACCAACAACCCCAAGAAACTGCCCCAAAAACCGATTACTCTTTTGTAAAATCCATCGAAGACCATTTGCCCAATCAGTACAATGTTAAACCATATGATCTACCGCGTAAATTATACAACAAACCATCCCACCACCTACAACAATTCGATCAAAGACGCCAGGTACTGCCCTACACAACAATAAATCTACCAGCAGCCCAACTAGTCCCATATGTGAAACACAATTTCATCCAGCAATCTCCAGGATACTATTCACCTCACCAACAAAAACTCCCACCACCAAGTGCTTCACCTAAAAGCCACACTATTCCTTATAATTTGGCGAAATCTTACCCTAAAGAAAAACGAACCCCACAGCAAAAAGCCCCATTTAAACCTAGCCATCCTGTATGGGACTCAGTTTACCCTCCATCCCATATGTATTATGTGCCATTGGTTGTTGTAGACCGCGTGCCTGGGGAACGCAACCCTAAAGACTCGTTTTCCAGAAGGCATCATCATTTGAGGAGATTATATGTTGAATATGGTGGCTTTAAACCGCCTCTTATACCTTCTACTTTGATTGAAACTGAAGAACCGGCGCAAGAAAAACGTGATATTCCTAAAGAAGCCGGTACCGAGTCGTGAATAACGATTCGATGacggagagagaaaaaaactttcatttttatatattATTTTGTAGTAAAATCTCGTACATTTAGTATGTACCTTTGTTGTAATTGTATTTACTTGTAGAATTAGGACTGTAATGTTGACCTGCCCGTACCcctatttcaacaaaaaatttcaccaccatATTAAGTTCAATATTTTGTACAGGAAATACAtagaaagtaaatttttagattcaatttcacatgattgaaaaaaattgtccaatgcATTGGAAATGACCTTcaagataaaaatgaaattttcaagttaccaCCTATTTCATCAATCTGTCtaaagtacagggtgcccagaaatatcgagcacccctaagaaagtttttcattaaaaatataggttggcaacgtgaaatagatgcatatgattggtggaatgttatctctccagtccaacaaccaatcatgtgctatcattattatcattcactgtgaccaaccaaagtattttagtagaaaactttcttaggggtgcttgATATTTCTGGGTACCCTGTATAGAGTACCTACCAGCTGAATTCAGGAATAAAATCCTAatataaaaagttttttaaaaaattctttcttgGATTTAATCATCTGCCTACTAGAATTAGGGTAGTTCCCTCAATTGAAATTTGTGtctcaatgttttcaaaaagttgacaaaagaaaaactaaaaagaaaacaTGTAGGTAAAAAAACGATTGAATGGgacctttgcaaaaaaaaaccttttaaGATCAGGTCTTAACAGATCCAATCATATCAATACGTAACATCACCCaagcatttttttgtaaattttttaaatacatacatagtagGTCACCTTGTATTGGAATTAATGAAGTTGTCTgcaaataattttctgaaactaaaaaatcacttttccaaa is from Planococcus citri chromosome 1, ihPlaCitr1.1, whole genome shotgun sequence and encodes:
- the LOC135831331 gene encoding uncharacterized protein LOC135831331 isoform X1; its protein translation is MCNSSRKISTTLISTSTSPTTVPFIKFALFTSQVLFFCALCIHSSTADASPPPPGLHHHRRDERPPVPKYKYGYTVRGAEGGQHGHQFYRDGSYTQGKYFVKLNGGTGQNVEYYTDQFGYHPKVIYMNHNPTGSSGARISYGRAAIPFETSFGPNNASTEAPIKSENHSSTVTQQNSTSYETIGSSTDSSQLNTATTFPSSSYSTTESDLYRVKSISSSTSTPVTPNEGRSSTFEYASTSPTYPNEDIVRDNVYNQPQTIDTIAPILLAQQPSSDDTYLQPEINEISNGFIGNIVSMLPTIIATRSKLLKPIIVSNSSNTKREITPSENSTKEIDGKTDLATDSTQSEEYHEVPEEQVISAGGDNDTLDETHPKYLASSPTEVDIKKPHVDVVIEPQMLEEQAVITTTVDIAKSLPLAVNFIPENDNRLNDVPLNFIPTPSQFVLPQNNVYLQQPVEQPVVALQLPQAVLKPDNIPQPYLLPNSEFHYIPIPVLQHQPNVIPLNYVNDNRTSPDTAESVHIEGIRPSQEYQQPQETAPKTDYSFVKSIEDHLPNQYNVKPYDLPRKLYNKPSHHLQQFDQRRQVLPYTTINLPAAQLVPYVKHNFIQQSPGYYSPHQQKLPPPSASPKSHTIPYNLAKSYPKEKRTPQQKAPFKPSHPVWDSVYPPSHMYYVPLVVVDRVPGERNPKDSFSRRHHHLRRLYVEYGGFKPPLIPSTLIETEEPAQEKRDIPKEAGTES
- the LOC135831331 gene encoding uncharacterized protein LOC135831331 isoform X2 — encoded protein: MNHNPTGSSGARISYGRAAIPFETSFGPNNASTEAPIKSENHSSTVTQQNSTSYETIGSSTDSSQLNTATTFPSSSYSTTESDLYRVKSISSSTSTPVTPNEGRSSTFEYASTSPTYPNEDIVRDNVYNQPQTIDTIAPILLAQQPSSDDTYLQPEINEISNGFIGNIVSMLPTIIATRSKLLKPIIVSNSSNTKREITPSENSTKEIDGKTDLATDSTQSEEYHEVPEEQVISAGGDNDTLDETHPKYLASSPTEVDIKKPHVDVVIEPQMLEEQAVITTTVDIAKSLPLAVNFIPENDNRLNDVPLNFIPTPSQFVLPQNNVYLQQPVEQPVVALQLPQAVLKPDNIPQPYLLPNSEFHYIPIPVLQHQPNVIPLNYVNDNRTSPDTAESVHIEGIRPSQEYQQPQETAPKTDYSFVKSIEDHLPNQYNVKPYDLPRKLYNKPSHHLQQFDQRRQVLPYTTINLPAAQLVPYVKHNFIQQSPGYYSPHQQKLPPPSASPKSHTIPYNLAKSYPKEKRTPQQKAPFKPSHPVWDSVYPPSHMYYVPLVVVDRVPGERNPKDSFSRRHHHLRRLYVEYGGFKPPLIPSTLIETEEPAQEKRDIPKEAGTES